In the genome of Lysobacter sp. BMK333-48F3, the window CAGCAAGCCTTCGACTGCATCGAGGGCGCGCTGGACCGGGTCGGCGGCGGCAGCGCGGGGGAGGTGGTGCATGTCGGCGCGGTCGGCACCTTCGCCTGCGGCTGGCTGCTGCCGCGGCTGGCCGAGTTCGCGCGCCGGCACCCGGGCGTGGACGTGCGCCTGAGCACCCACAACAACCGCGTCGACCCGGCCGGCGAAGGCCTGGACTACGCGATCCGCTACGGCCGCGGCACCTGGCCCGGCATGGAAAGCCGGTTCCTCATGGCGGCGCCGGTGGCGCCGCTGTGCACGCCGGCGATTGCCGCGCAGTTGCGCGCGCCGTCGGATCTGGCGCGTTGCGCCTTGCTGCGCTCGTACTTCGTCGACGACTGGCGGCTGTGGTTCGAGGCCGCGCAGTTGGCGCCGCCTGGGCCGATCAACGGGCCGATGTTCGACTCCTCGCTGACCATGGTGCAGTGCGCGCTGCAAGGACACGGCGTGGCCCTGGCGCCGCCGGCGATGTTCGCGCCCGAACTGGCCGAGGGGCGGCTGGTGCAGCCGTTCGCGATCGAACTCGACGCCGGCGGTTACTGGCTGACCCGGCTGGCGCTGAAGCCGGCCGGTGCCGGCGCGCGCGCGTTCGCCGATTGGCTGGAGCGCGAATGCGGCGCGGATGCGGTGCCGATGCAGAACGACAGCAGCGGTTGAAACTCGCACCGGTGAGCGCGCGCGTAGCTTCGGATGAATCGCCGGCTCAGGCCTTCGTCCTGCGCTTGACCGGCTTCGGCGTGTCCTGCGCTGCCCCAGTCGCCAGCACCTGGCCGATCAACCACAGCATCGCCGCCCGCGCCTGCGCCGGATCGGCGCCGGCGTCGATCTCGAGCGCGGCGCGGTCGAAGGCGGCCGAGAGCAGGGCGGCGAGGGCGTCGATCGGCACCTGGGCAGGGTCTAGCGCGGCGGCCAGGCCGTCGCGCAGGCTGCGCGCGGCGTGGCGGCGGTCGATCGCATCGGTTTCGGCGTGGCCCAGCGCGGCCGGACCTTCGATCAGCAGCAGCCGGGTGCGGCCGGGCAGGCTCATCGCGCGCAGATAGGCCTCGGCGCCGGCGATCAGGGCCTGCTCCGGCGGCAGCCCGGAAGGAGCGGCGGTTTCGATGTCCGCGGCCACCGCCTGCGCTTCGCGCTGCAGCACGTGGCGGAACAGGTCGCGCTTATCGACGAAGTGGTGGTACAGCGCGCCGCGGGTGGTGCCGGTGGCCGCGCAGATGTCCGGGGTGGAGGTTTCGCCGTAGCCGCGTTCGACGAACAGCGCCCGGGCGGCGTCCATCAGGGCCTGGCGGGTGGCTTCGGTGCGCTCGCGGTTGCTGCGCGGGGCGCGGGCGGATTTTTCTTGCATACATACAGCCTGTATGTCATCGTGGATCTACATACAGACTGTATGTCATTCCCCTGAGGACGGACAAGCATGAAAGTGACCAGCTATTACCCCGTGATCATGACCGACGACGTCGCCGGCACCGCCGCCTTCTACCAGACGCATTTCGGCTTCGTCGCCCTGTTCGAGGCCGATTGGTACGTGCATCTGCAATCGGCGCAGGACGCTTCGATCAATCTGGCCGTGCTCGACGGCCGTCACCACACCATTCCCGAATCGGGCCGCGGCCGGGTCGGCGGCCTGCTGTTGAATTTCGAGGTCGAGGACGTCGACGCGGTGCACCAGCGCCTGAGCGAGGCCGGCCTGCCGGTGCTGCTGAGCCTGCGCGACGAAGCCTTCGGCCAACGCCACTTCATCACCGCCGACCCGAACGGCGTGCTGATCGACATCATCAAGCCGATTCCGCCGAGCGGCGAGTTCGTCGAGCAGTACGAAGCGAGCGCATTGCCGACGGGGTGAGGCGGTCCGGTGATGGCGGCGAGCCGCGCGCCGTAGCAGAGGAACACGCTGCTGCGGTTCGCATCGAAGGCGCCTGGTGCGCGGGACTAACGCCGGCGGTCGAGGCTTCGGGCGGCAGCGCTTACGCAGGCCGCTGCGGTTGAGCGAGAATGCGGCGTCCGCTACGGCTGGCGGCCCGTCGCGGCGGTCGGCAACGAGCAAGGATGTCCGTGCCCATTGCCCAGGTATGAATCCATGAAGCTTGCTTTCTCCCTCGCCGCCGCGTTGGCGCTGTCGTGCCAGGCCGCCTTCGCTGCGCCCGCGCCCATTCCGCCGCAATGGGCCGACTACGTGGCCAAGGTGCGCGCTGCCGACGCGATCGCGGACGACGAAGCCCGTTGCAAGGCCTACCCGGACCTGCCCGGAAACCAGTGGCGTCCGGGCGCCGCGCAGGCGCGCTGCGGTCTGTTGCGCAAGCCGGCCTTGTCCTTGACCCAGGTCGAGGCCTTGCTCGGCCGCAAGGACGGCGTCGCCGAACTCGACCGGCGCTATGCGCGGCTGCTCGATGAGCACTACCGCGAGCCCGGCCAGCGCGAGCAGATTTTCCGCTCGCTGGATGCGTTCGACGAGAGCGAGCAAGCCGGCCGGATCGCCCGGCGCTGGCTGGACCTGGCCCCGGACAGCGCGTATGCCCACGCTGCCTGGGCCAACCATCACCAGCAACTCGGCTGGAATGCGCGCGGCGGCGGCACCGCCAGCGAAACCGGCCCGGAGCGCTTCGGGCGCATGCAGGCCGCGTTCGATGTGGCGATTCCCGAGTTCCGGCGCGCGTTGGAGCTGGAGCCGCGGCTCAGCGTCGCCTGCTACGAGCTGGCCGCGATCGGCCGGCAGATCTCGCGCGAACTGCACGACGAGGCCAGCGATCGCTGCCTGAGCATCGACCCGTACTCTTACTACGTGGTCTACGAACGGATCCAGGCCGCGCAGCCGAACTGGGGCGGATCGATCGAGGAAATGCGCGAGGCGGTGGCCTACGCCGAACGCCATGTGACGCAGAATCCGCTGCTGGGCGCCGTGCTCGGCGAGGCCGAGGGCTTCCCGTTGTCGCGGGCCGGAAGCGGACCGAACCGGGCCGAACCGCTGGCGGCGGTGGTGCGCATGGCGCCCAGCGGCACCCTGGCGGCCGATGCCGGCCGCGCTTACGGCGATGCGCAGGATTACTGGACGGCGTTCGCCTACAGCTCGCAGGCCACGCGGTTCTGGCCCAGCCGCGGCAAGTACCGGGCCGAGCGCGGCTGGTGGCTGCGCGAACTGGGCGATTACGAGTGGGCGGCGCGCGATTATGCGATCGCGGTGGCGCAAGACCCCGACAACGAATTCCACGCCAATGCGATGGCCGATCTGATCTATCGCACTCGCGGCGCGCAGGCGGCGCGTCCGTACTACGCGAAATTGATCGACGGCGAAATGCGTTTCGGTTCGCTGCCGCGTTACTGCGAGAGCTTCGTGGTCGAGCAGCCGATGCCGGTCGAGGCCATGCGCTGCGTAGACCAGTTGCTGAGCGAGCGACCGGATGCGATCGAGGGCATGGGGCTGCGGGCCAAGGCCTTGTTCCGGGCCAATGATCCGGCGGCGACGGAGGCGATCGACCGATATCTGGCCGAGGCGCCGCGGATCCGGGCGCGCGAGTGGAACCATCTGACCGACGAGATCGAGGGCTACAAGCGCGAAATCGACACCAAGCGCGGGGCGAAATGACCTCAGCTGCGCTCCTGCAGGGCTACACGATCAGGCCGGAGCGCTCGGCCGCGGCCGGGTCGGCGAAGATCGCCATCGCGGTGCGCATCGGGCGGAAGCCGAGCTTGCGGTAGAAGCCTTCCTTGCCGGGCTGGGCGTAGAGCAGGATCTTGCGGTGGCCCTGGGCGCGCGCGACCAGGCGTTCGACGATCTGCTGGCCCAGGCCGCGGCCCTGGTAGTCCGGATGCACCACGATGTCGGCCAGATAGGCGCAGTCGCGGCCGTCGGCCAGGGCGCGTCCGGCGCCGATCAGACGGCCCTCGTCGCGCAGCAGCGCCGCGTGCAGGCTGGCGCCGTAGACCGCGCGCAGGTGCTCGGCGGATTTGATCCCCAGGGGGGCGATCCGGTACAGCTCGGACAGTTCCTCCCAGTCCAGGCCGTCGGTGTCGTGGCTCCATCGCATGCTCGCGCTCCGCAGAATCGATGGCCACAGCCTAGGCCGGCGGCGAGGTGCTGTGGGAGCCAGTTGGCGCGGCTTTGCGGGTGCCAGCCGGGCGGCTTCACAGGCCGGCCCCGGCTGCGTTGTGGCGGGTGCGGCGGCGCGATTCCCGTGCCGTGGCGCCAATGCGAGGACACCGCGATGAGCGACACCTTCGAACAAACCTGCGATTACTGCGGAGCCAAGTTCCGGGTCGAAGTACCGCGCCTGGAGGGCCACGAAGAGCAGGAGGAGTACAACTGTCCCAGCTGCAACAAGCAATTCAAGACACGGGCCGCCTACACTCCGACGGTCACCCTGATCAGCGCCCGGACCGACGGCCGGAACGACCAGTACAACAACGGTTGAACCGGCTGGCGCGCCGGCCGGTCGTGGCCGGCGCGGCCGGCGCGCCTACTTCAGCAGCGGCGGATATTTCTCGCCGTACTCCAGCGCGGTGTCCAGGCGCGTGGTGAGCTTGATCGGGCAGTTGTAGTAGTCCGAATGCGCGCACAGGAAGGCGTAGAGCGTGTTCAAGTTGAAACGCATCGCCGCCGGCGGCTGGCCCTTGGCGAAGTGGGCTTCGAGCACGCGGCCGCCGCCGTAGCTGGTCTT includes:
- a CDS encoding TetR family transcriptional regulator, with the translated sequence MQEKSARAPRSNRERTEATRQALMDAARALFVERGYGETSTPDICAATGTTRGALYHHFVDKRDLFRHVLQREAQAVAADIETAAPSGLPPEQALIAGAEAYLRAMSLPGRTRLLLIEGPAALGHAETDAIDRRHAARSLRDGLAAALDPAQVPIDALAALLSAAFDRAALEIDAGADPAQARAAMLWLIGQVLATGAAQDTPKPVKRRTKA
- a CDS encoding LysR family transcriptional regulator; translation: MAHTRINLGSLKAFEAAARALSLTRAAEELNVTQAAVSQQVRQLESQLGVELFRRLPRGLALTDEALGLLPAIQQAFDCIEGALDRVGGGSAGEVVHVGAVGTFACGWLLPRLAEFARRHPGVDVRLSTHNNRVDPAGEGLDYAIRYGRGTWPGMESRFLMAAPVAPLCTPAIAAQLRAPSDLARCALLRSYFVDDWRLWFEAAQLAPPGPINGPMFDSSLTMVQCALQGHGVALAPPAMFAPELAEGRLVQPFAIELDAGGYWLTRLALKPAGAGARAFADWLERECGADAVPMQNDSSG
- a CDS encoding GNAT family N-acetyltransferase encodes the protein MRWSHDTDGLDWEELSELYRIAPLGIKSAEHLRAVYGASLHAALLRDEGRLIGAGRALADGRDCAYLADIVVHPDYQGRGLGQQIVERLVARAQGHRKILLYAQPGKEGFYRKLGFRPMRTAMAIFADPAAAERSGLIV
- a CDS encoding DUF4034 domain-containing protein, which gives rise to MKLAFSLAAALALSCQAAFAAPAPIPPQWADYVAKVRAADAIADDEARCKAYPDLPGNQWRPGAAQARCGLLRKPALSLTQVEALLGRKDGVAELDRRYARLLDEHYREPGQREQIFRSLDAFDESEQAGRIARRWLDLAPDSAYAHAAWANHHQQLGWNARGGGTASETGPERFGRMQAAFDVAIPEFRRALELEPRLSVACYELAAIGRQISRELHDEASDRCLSIDPYSYYVVYERIQAAQPNWGGSIEEMREAVAYAERHVTQNPLLGAVLGEAEGFPLSRAGSGPNRAEPLAAVVRMAPSGTLAADAGRAYGDAQDYWTAFAYSSQATRFWPSRGKYRAERGWWLRELGDYEWAARDYAIAVAQDPDNEFHANAMADLIYRTRGAQAARPYYAKLIDGEMRFGSLPRYCESFVVEQPMPVEAMRCVDQLLSERPDAIEGMGLRAKALFRANDPAATEAIDRYLAEAPRIRAREWNHLTDEIEGYKREIDTKRGAK
- a CDS encoding VOC family protein; this encodes MKVTSYYPVIMTDDVAGTAAFYQTHFGFVALFEADWYVHLQSAQDASINLAVLDGRHHTIPESGRGRVGGLLLNFEVEDVDAVHQRLSEAGLPVLLSLRDEAFGQRHFITADPNGVLIDIIKPIPPSGEFVEQYEASALPTG